One Pyrus communis chromosome 4, drPyrComm1.1, whole genome shotgun sequence genomic region harbors:
- the LOC137731867 gene encoding GPN-loop GTPase QQT2-like — MDIDSDFQKINIKSQEEGGGAPIPMDSEDSSTIQGKEDEELTDSMKKLQVEESSSGQSGSNFKRKPVIIIVVGMAGSGKTTFMQQLVSHTRESDIRGYVMNLDPAVMTLPFGANIDIRDTVRYKEVMQQFNLGPNGGILTSLNLFATKFDEVVSVIEKRAHQLDYVLVDTPGQIEIFTWSASGAIITEAFASTFPTVIAYVVDTPRSASPVTFMSNMLYACSILYKTRLPLVLAFNKIDVAQHQFALEWMEDFETFQAAVSADSSYSSNLAQSLSLVLDEFYKNLRSVGVSAVSGAGMKDFFKAVEASAEEYMDSYKADLDKRRAEKQRLDEEHRKENMEKLRKDMEKSGGETVVLSTGLKDKGERGKAMMDEDEEDQVEEEDEMFTEDEDEEAERFAF; from the exons ATGGACATCGATTCAGATTTCCAGAAAATTAACATCAAATCGCAGGAGGAAGGAGGTGGCGCGCCCATACCCATGGACTCCGAAGACTCTTCCACCATTCAG GGCAAAGAAGATGAGGAACTTACTGATTCGATGAAGAAACTGCAAGTTGAGGAATCATCGTCAGGGCAGTCAGGGTCCAATTTCAAGAGAAAACCTGTCATTATAATTGTGGTGGGCATGGCAG GGAGTGGTAAGACAACCTTTATGCAGCAGTTGGTTTCACACACTCGTGAATCCGACATTCGTGGCTATGTGATGAACCTTGACCCAGCTGTGATGACTTTACCGTTTGGCGCAAATATTGACATAAGGGATACCGTTCGGTACAAGGAGGTGATGCAGCAATTCAATCTTGGACCAAATGGGGGGATTTTGACTTCACTCAACTTGTTTGCTACCAAGTTTGATGAG GTTGTTTCAGTCATTGAGAAGCGAGCGCATCAGCTTGATTATGTTCTTGTGGATACTCCGGGTCAGATTGAGATATTCACTTGGTCTGCCTCTGGTGCTATCATCACAGAAGCATTTGCATCAACGTTTCCTACTGTAATTGCTTACGTGGTAGATACACCTCGTTCAGCTAGCCCGGTTACTTTTATGAGCAACATGCTTTATGCTTGTAGTATCCTTTACAAGACAAGGTTACCTCTTGTGTTGGCATTCAACAAGATTGATGTGGCTCAACATCAGTTTGCTTTGGAG TGGATGGAGGATTTTGAGACGTTTCAAGCAGCAGTGAGTGCAGATAGTTCGTACTCTTCAAATTTAGCTCAGAGCCTCTCCCTTGTGCTGGATGAATTTTATAAGAACTTGCGGTCTGTTGGAGTTTCTGCGGTTTCTGGTGCTGGAATGAAGGATTTCTTTAAGGCCGTTGAAGCTAGTGCTGAGGAGTACATGGACAGCTATAA GGCTGATCTGGACAAAAGACGGGCAGAGAAGCAACGTTTGGACGAGGAACACAGAAAGGAGAACATGGAGAAGTTGAGGAAGGATATGGAGAAGTCCGGGGGAGAAACTGTGGTCTTGAGCACTGGTTTGAAGGACAAAGGTGAGAGGGGCAAAGCCATGATGGATGAGGACGAGGAAGATCAAGTTGAAGAGGAAGATGAGATGTTCAccgaagatgaagatgaagaggcTGAAAGGTTCGCATTTTGA
- the LOC137731164 gene encoding flowering time control protein FCA-like isoform X4: MNHQSHHTRRSPPNYRGGGGRGSGGPHRGFDTPPRDSPGGFRSFGGGGGGFGPNYQDPPPLSGQKRGFTRGGSPDRFDRGSFAKLFIGSVPRTATEEDIRPVFEEHGEVLEVALIKDKKTGQQQGCCFIKYATSEEAGRAIRALHNQHTLPGGMGPIQVRYADGERERLGAVEYKLFVGSLNKQATEKEVEEIFSPFGQVEDVYLMRDELKQSRGCGFVKYSQRDMALAAINGLNGIYTMRGCDQPLTVRFADPKRPRLGDSRGPAFGGPGFGPRFQAPGPRPLPNIGDPMRDQIPTNTWHPMSPPNLGSSTNPGSRGFGDNLLPQSGDMPFPLNSGGHGGSAEGPLPGMAVSSSLTSQKKHIQSPQHLPPPLQQHPQTSASYTHTQTVRQLGQAQLPHSAGQTPFSQALPPQQFLGLGGQMSVPQPEAQKNAPSATALPAPLNISLQPRPMPTASNQQQSGSAPAQQQLIRPLQQSPSPLAQMLSQQTQTLQASFQSSQQAFSQLQQQLQQMQPSSQGLAMHQNPQANKQQQSQWTGVASHTVASTTASTPAVDVLSTTSVAPAIPGSQAIAPAKCVWTEHTSPDGYKYYYNNATGESRWEKPAELILFEQQQQQKAPVQQPHVPSLPPNRSAQQISQTQQLHHQSQLQPQLRTNLQLQQPSFSSSYQASGIIGHQNVQEGSYSQLSTPSSVGDPSRYQQGLQAAQEWMWKNKPTGA; encoded by the exons ATGAACCACCAGAGCCACCACACTCGCCGCAGCCCTCCTAACTATCGCGGCGGAGGAGGTCGGGGTAGTGGTGGTCCACACCGTGGCTTCGACACCCCGCCTCGTGACTCTCCCGGTGGGTTCCGGTCATTTGGGGGCGGCGGCGGAGGGTTTGGCCCGAACTACCAGGACCCGCCTCCGCTATCGGGTCAGAAACGAGGTTTTACTCGTGGAGGTTCTCCAG ATCGTTTCGATAGAGGCAGCTTTGCCAAACTATTTATTGGATCAGTTCCTAGGACAGCCACCGAGGAAGAT ATTCGTCCTGTGTTTGAAGAACATGGAGAAGTGTTAGAGGTTGCTCTGATCAAAGATAAGAAAACAGGACAGCAGCAAG GTTGTTGTTTTATAAAATATGCAACCTCAGAAGAAGCTGGTAGGGCAATTAGAGCTCTGCATAATCAACACACTCTTCCTGgg GGAATGGGTCCTATCCAAGTCAGATATGCCGATGGTGAACGAGAACGCCTTG GTGCGGTTGAGTACAAATTATTTGTGGGATCACTGAACAAACAAGCTACGGAAAAGGAAGTTGAGGAA ATTTTTTCACCATTTGGTCAGGTTGAAGATGTTTACCTCATGCGTGATGAATTGAAGCAGAGTCGTG GATGTGGATTTGTAAAGTACTCCCAGAGAGATATGGCATTGGCAGCTATAAATGGTCTTAATGGGATATATACAATGAGA GGTTGTGATCAACCACTAACCGTCCGGTTTGCTGATCCTAAAAGGCCTAGGCTTGGAGATTCAAg GGGTCCTGCATTTGGGGGTCCAGGTTTTGGTCCTCGATTTCAAGCCCCAGGGCCCAG ACCATTGCCTAACATTGGTGATCCTATGCGCGACCAAATTCCAACTAATACTTGGCATCCAATGAGTCCACCAAACTTAGGATCATCCACCAATCCTGGTAGTCGTGGCTTTGGGGACAATTTGCTTCCTCAGTCTGGAGACATGCCGTTTCCCTTGAATTCA ggTGGCCATGGCGGCTCTGCAGAGGGTCCTCTTCCTGGAATGGCAGTTTCGTCTTCTTTAACATCACAAAAG AAGCATATTCAGTCACCTCAGCATTTGCCACCACCCCTCCAACAGCACCCTCAAACTTCGGcatcatacacacacacacaaacagtACGGCAGCTTGGTCAGGCTCAACTTCCTCATTCTGCTGGTCAAACACCATTTAGTCAAGCATTACCGCCACAACAGTTTCTTGGCTTGGGTGGACAGATGTCTGTTCCTCAGCCTGAGGCTCAGAAGAATGCGCCTTCTGCTACAGCACTACCAGCCCCTTTGAATATCAGCTTACAACCTCGGCCCATGCCCACTGCATCAAATCAACAGCAGTCTGGTTCTGCTCCTGCTCAGCAACAACTGATTCGGCCTCTTCAGCAGTCACCCTCTCCGTTAGCTCAGATGCTGTCGCAGCAGACACAAACTCTGCAAGCAAGTTTTCAATCATCTCAGCAGGCGTTCTCCCAGCTCCAACAACAGCTGCAGCAAATGCAACCATCAAGTCAGGGGTTGGCAATGCATCAGAATCCCCAGGCTAACAAACAGCAACAG TCTCAGTGGACTGGGGTTGCATCACATACAGTTGCCAGCACTACTGCTTCCACACCGGCGGTGGATGTGCTTTCAACCACATCTGTTGCTCCAGCTATTCCCGGATCCCAGGCTATAGCTCCTGCAAAATGTGTTTGGACAGAGCACACCTCCCCAGATGGATACAAGTACTATTATAATAATGCAACTGGTGAAAGCAGG TGGGAGAAACCTGCCGAACTTATATTGTTTGAGCAACAGCAGCAACAAAAGGCACCAGTTCAGCAGCCTCATGTCCCATCGCTCCCTCCAAATCGGTCTGCACAGCAAATTTCTCAAACGCAACAGCTGCATCATCAATCTCAGCTTCAACCACAGCTTCGGACTAACTTGCAGTTACAACAGCCCTCGTTTTCTTCATCG TATCAGGCCTCTGGAATTATAGGTCaccaaaatgttcag GAAGGAAGTTATTCACAATTATCCACACCTAGCTCAGTCGGTGATCCTTCACGCTACCAACAG GGGCTTCAGGCTGCTCAGGAGTGGATGTGGAAGAATAAACCAACAG GCGCTTGA
- the LOC137731164 gene encoding flowering time control protein FCA-like isoform X2 has translation MNHQSHHTRRSPPNYRGGGGRGSGGPHRGFDTPPRDSPGGFRSFGGGGGGFGPNYQDPPPLSGQKRGFTRGGSPDRFDRGSFAKLFIGSVPRTATEEDIRPVFEEHGEVLEVALIKDKKTGQQQGCCFIKYATSEEAGRAIRALHNQHTLPGGMGPIQVRYADGERERLGAVEYKLFVGSLNKQATEKEVEEIFSPFGQVEDVYLMRDELKQSRGCGFVKYSQRDMALAAINGLNGIYTMRGCDQPLTVRFADPKRPRLGDSRGPAFGGPGFGPRFQAPGPRPLPNIGDPMRDQIPTNTWHPMSPPNLGSSTNPGSRGFGDNLLPQSGDMPFPLNSGGHGGSAEGPLPGMAVSSSLTSQKSFNQSMPHVGQQISPLQKHIQSPQHLPPPLQQHPQTSASYTHTQTVRQLGQAQLPHSAGQTPFSQALPPQQFLGLGGQMSVPQPEAQKNAPSATALPAPLNISLQPRPMPTASNQQQSGSAPAQQQLIRPLQQSPSPLAQMLSQQTQTLQASFQSSQQAFSQLQQQLQQMQPSSQGLAMHQNPQANKQQQSQWTGVASHTVASTTASTPAVDVLSTTSVAPAIPGSQAIAPAKCVWTEHTSPDGYKYYYNNATGESRWEKPAELILFEQQQQQKAPVQQPHVPSLPPNRSAQQISQTQQLHHQSQLQPQLRTNLQLQQPSFSSSYQASGIIGHQNVQEGSYSQLSTPSSVGDPSRYQQAAQEWMWKNKPTGA, from the exons ATGAACCACCAGAGCCACCACACTCGCCGCAGCCCTCCTAACTATCGCGGCGGAGGAGGTCGGGGTAGTGGTGGTCCACACCGTGGCTTCGACACCCCGCCTCGTGACTCTCCCGGTGGGTTCCGGTCATTTGGGGGCGGCGGCGGAGGGTTTGGCCCGAACTACCAGGACCCGCCTCCGCTATCGGGTCAGAAACGAGGTTTTACTCGTGGAGGTTCTCCAG ATCGTTTCGATAGAGGCAGCTTTGCCAAACTATTTATTGGATCAGTTCCTAGGACAGCCACCGAGGAAGAT ATTCGTCCTGTGTTTGAAGAACATGGAGAAGTGTTAGAGGTTGCTCTGATCAAAGATAAGAAAACAGGACAGCAGCAAG GTTGTTGTTTTATAAAATATGCAACCTCAGAAGAAGCTGGTAGGGCAATTAGAGCTCTGCATAATCAACACACTCTTCCTGgg GGAATGGGTCCTATCCAAGTCAGATATGCCGATGGTGAACGAGAACGCCTTG GTGCGGTTGAGTACAAATTATTTGTGGGATCACTGAACAAACAAGCTACGGAAAAGGAAGTTGAGGAA ATTTTTTCACCATTTGGTCAGGTTGAAGATGTTTACCTCATGCGTGATGAATTGAAGCAGAGTCGTG GATGTGGATTTGTAAAGTACTCCCAGAGAGATATGGCATTGGCAGCTATAAATGGTCTTAATGGGATATATACAATGAGA GGTTGTGATCAACCACTAACCGTCCGGTTTGCTGATCCTAAAAGGCCTAGGCTTGGAGATTCAAg GGGTCCTGCATTTGGGGGTCCAGGTTTTGGTCCTCGATTTCAAGCCCCAGGGCCCAG ACCATTGCCTAACATTGGTGATCCTATGCGCGACCAAATTCCAACTAATACTTGGCATCCAATGAGTCCACCAAACTTAGGATCATCCACCAATCCTGGTAGTCGTGGCTTTGGGGACAATTTGCTTCCTCAGTCTGGAGACATGCCGTTTCCCTTGAATTCA ggTGGCCATGGCGGCTCTGCAGAGGGTCCTCTTCCTGGAATGGCAGTTTCGTCTTCTTTAACATCACAAAAG AGTTTTAACCAGTCTATGCCACATGTTGGCCAGCAAATATCTCCATTACAGAAGCATATTCAGTCACCTCAGCATTTGCCACCACCCCTCCAACAGCACCCTCAAACTTCGGcatcatacacacacacacaaacagtACGGCAGCTTGGTCAGGCTCAACTTCCTCATTCTGCTGGTCAAACACCATTTAGTCAAGCATTACCGCCACAACAGTTTCTTGGCTTGGGTGGACAGATGTCTGTTCCTCAGCCTGAGGCTCAGAAGAATGCGCCTTCTGCTACAGCACTACCAGCCCCTTTGAATATCAGCTTACAACCTCGGCCCATGCCCACTGCATCAAATCAACAGCAGTCTGGTTCTGCTCCTGCTCAGCAACAACTGATTCGGCCTCTTCAGCAGTCACCCTCTCCGTTAGCTCAGATGCTGTCGCAGCAGACACAAACTCTGCAAGCAAGTTTTCAATCATCTCAGCAGGCGTTCTCCCAGCTCCAACAACAGCTGCAGCAAATGCAACCATCAAGTCAGGGGTTGGCAATGCATCAGAATCCCCAGGCTAACAAACAGCAACAG TCTCAGTGGACTGGGGTTGCATCACATACAGTTGCCAGCACTACTGCTTCCACACCGGCGGTGGATGTGCTTTCAACCACATCTGTTGCTCCAGCTATTCCCGGATCCCAGGCTATAGCTCCTGCAAAATGTGTTTGGACAGAGCACACCTCCCCAGATGGATACAAGTACTATTATAATAATGCAACTGGTGAAAGCAGG TGGGAGAAACCTGCCGAACTTATATTGTTTGAGCAACAGCAGCAACAAAAGGCACCAGTTCAGCAGCCTCATGTCCCATCGCTCCCTCCAAATCGGTCTGCACAGCAAATTTCTCAAACGCAACAGCTGCATCATCAATCTCAGCTTCAACCACAGCTTCGGACTAACTTGCAGTTACAACAGCCCTCGTTTTCTTCATCG TATCAGGCCTCTGGAATTATAGGTCaccaaaatgttcag GAAGGAAGTTATTCACAATTATCCACACCTAGCTCAGTCGGTGATCCTTCACGCTACCAACAG GCTGCTCAGGAGTGGATGTGGAAGAATAAACCAACAG GCGCTTGA
- the LOC137731164 gene encoding flowering time control protein FCA-like isoform X3 — MNHQSHHTRRSPPNYRGGGGRGSGGPHRGFDTPPRDSPGGFRSFGGGGGGFGPNYQDPPPLSGQKRGFTRGGSPDRFDRGSFAKLFIGSVPRTATEEDIRPVFEEHGEVLEVALIKDKKTGQQQGCCFIKYATSEEAGRAIRALHNQHTLPGGMGPIQVRYADGERERLGAVEYKLFVGSLNKQATEKEVEEIFSPFGQVEDVYLMRDELKQSRGCGFVKYSQRDMALAAINGLNGIYTMRGCDQPLTVRFADPKRPRLGDSRGPAFGGPGFGPRFQAPGPRPLPNIGDPMRDQIPTNTWHPMSPPNLGSSTNPGSRGFGDNLLPQSGDMPFPLNSGGHGGSAEGPLPGMAVSSSLTSQKQISPLQKHIQSPQHLPPPLQQHPQTSASYTHTQTVRQLGQAQLPHSAGQTPFSQALPPQQFLGLGGQMSVPQPEAQKNAPSATALPAPLNISLQPRPMPTASNQQQSGSAPAQQQLIRPLQQSPSPLAQMLSQQTQTLQASFQSSQQAFSQLQQQLQQMQPSSQGLAMHQNPQANKQQQSQWTGVASHTVASTTASTPAVDVLSTTSVAPAIPGSQAIAPAKCVWTEHTSPDGYKYYYNNATGESRWEKPAELILFEQQQQQKAPVQQPHVPSLPPNRSAQQISQTQQLHHQSQLQPQLRTNLQLQQPSFSSSYQASGIIGHQNVQEGSYSQLSTPSSVGDPSRYQQGLQAAQEWMWKNKPTGA; from the exons ATGAACCACCAGAGCCACCACACTCGCCGCAGCCCTCCTAACTATCGCGGCGGAGGAGGTCGGGGTAGTGGTGGTCCACACCGTGGCTTCGACACCCCGCCTCGTGACTCTCCCGGTGGGTTCCGGTCATTTGGGGGCGGCGGCGGAGGGTTTGGCCCGAACTACCAGGACCCGCCTCCGCTATCGGGTCAGAAACGAGGTTTTACTCGTGGAGGTTCTCCAG ATCGTTTCGATAGAGGCAGCTTTGCCAAACTATTTATTGGATCAGTTCCTAGGACAGCCACCGAGGAAGAT ATTCGTCCTGTGTTTGAAGAACATGGAGAAGTGTTAGAGGTTGCTCTGATCAAAGATAAGAAAACAGGACAGCAGCAAG GTTGTTGTTTTATAAAATATGCAACCTCAGAAGAAGCTGGTAGGGCAATTAGAGCTCTGCATAATCAACACACTCTTCCTGgg GGAATGGGTCCTATCCAAGTCAGATATGCCGATGGTGAACGAGAACGCCTTG GTGCGGTTGAGTACAAATTATTTGTGGGATCACTGAACAAACAAGCTACGGAAAAGGAAGTTGAGGAA ATTTTTTCACCATTTGGTCAGGTTGAAGATGTTTACCTCATGCGTGATGAATTGAAGCAGAGTCGTG GATGTGGATTTGTAAAGTACTCCCAGAGAGATATGGCATTGGCAGCTATAAATGGTCTTAATGGGATATATACAATGAGA GGTTGTGATCAACCACTAACCGTCCGGTTTGCTGATCCTAAAAGGCCTAGGCTTGGAGATTCAAg GGGTCCTGCATTTGGGGGTCCAGGTTTTGGTCCTCGATTTCAAGCCCCAGGGCCCAG ACCATTGCCTAACATTGGTGATCCTATGCGCGACCAAATTCCAACTAATACTTGGCATCCAATGAGTCCACCAAACTTAGGATCATCCACCAATCCTGGTAGTCGTGGCTTTGGGGACAATTTGCTTCCTCAGTCTGGAGACATGCCGTTTCCCTTGAATTCA ggTGGCCATGGCGGCTCTGCAGAGGGTCCTCTTCCTGGAATGGCAGTTTCGTCTTCTTTAACATCACAAAAG CAAATATCTCCATTACAGAAGCATATTCAGTCACCTCAGCATTTGCCACCACCCCTCCAACAGCACCCTCAAACTTCGGcatcatacacacacacacaaacagtACGGCAGCTTGGTCAGGCTCAACTTCCTCATTCTGCTGGTCAAACACCATTTAGTCAAGCATTACCGCCACAACAGTTTCTTGGCTTGGGTGGACAGATGTCTGTTCCTCAGCCTGAGGCTCAGAAGAATGCGCCTTCTGCTACAGCACTACCAGCCCCTTTGAATATCAGCTTACAACCTCGGCCCATGCCCACTGCATCAAATCAACAGCAGTCTGGTTCTGCTCCTGCTCAGCAACAACTGATTCGGCCTCTTCAGCAGTCACCCTCTCCGTTAGCTCAGATGCTGTCGCAGCAGACACAAACTCTGCAAGCAAGTTTTCAATCATCTCAGCAGGCGTTCTCCCAGCTCCAACAACAGCTGCAGCAAATGCAACCATCAAGTCAGGGGTTGGCAATGCATCAGAATCCCCAGGCTAACAAACAGCAACAG TCTCAGTGGACTGGGGTTGCATCACATACAGTTGCCAGCACTACTGCTTCCACACCGGCGGTGGATGTGCTTTCAACCACATCTGTTGCTCCAGCTATTCCCGGATCCCAGGCTATAGCTCCTGCAAAATGTGTTTGGACAGAGCACACCTCCCCAGATGGATACAAGTACTATTATAATAATGCAACTGGTGAAAGCAGG TGGGAGAAACCTGCCGAACTTATATTGTTTGAGCAACAGCAGCAACAAAAGGCACCAGTTCAGCAGCCTCATGTCCCATCGCTCCCTCCAAATCGGTCTGCACAGCAAATTTCTCAAACGCAACAGCTGCATCATCAATCTCAGCTTCAACCACAGCTTCGGACTAACTTGCAGTTACAACAGCCCTCGTTTTCTTCATCG TATCAGGCCTCTGGAATTATAGGTCaccaaaatgttcag GAAGGAAGTTATTCACAATTATCCACACCTAGCTCAGTCGGTGATCCTTCACGCTACCAACAG GGGCTTCAGGCTGCTCAGGAGTGGATGTGGAAGAATAAACCAACAG GCGCTTGA
- the LOC137731164 gene encoding flowering time control protein FCA-like isoform X1, which produces MNHQSHHTRRSPPNYRGGGGRGSGGPHRGFDTPPRDSPGGFRSFGGGGGGFGPNYQDPPPLSGQKRGFTRGGSPDRFDRGSFAKLFIGSVPRTATEEDIRPVFEEHGEVLEVALIKDKKTGQQQGCCFIKYATSEEAGRAIRALHNQHTLPGGMGPIQVRYADGERERLGAVEYKLFVGSLNKQATEKEVEEIFSPFGQVEDVYLMRDELKQSRGCGFVKYSQRDMALAAINGLNGIYTMRGCDQPLTVRFADPKRPRLGDSRGPAFGGPGFGPRFQAPGPRPLPNIGDPMRDQIPTNTWHPMSPPNLGSSTNPGSRGFGDNLLPQSGDMPFPLNSGGHGGSAEGPLPGMAVSSSLTSQKSFNQSMPHVGQQISPLQKHIQSPQHLPPPLQQHPQTSASYTHTQTVRQLGQAQLPHSAGQTPFSQALPPQQFLGLGGQMSVPQPEAQKNAPSATALPAPLNISLQPRPMPTASNQQQSGSAPAQQQLIRPLQQSPSPLAQMLSQQTQTLQASFQSSQQAFSQLQQQLQQMQPSSQGLAMHQNPQANKQQQSQWTGVASHTVASTTASTPAVDVLSTTSVAPAIPGSQAIAPAKCVWTEHTSPDGYKYYYNNATGESRWEKPAELILFEQQQQQKAPVQQPHVPSLPPNRSAQQISQTQQLHHQSQLQPQLRTNLQLQQPSFSSSYQASGIIGHQNVQEGSYSQLSTPSSVGDPSRYQQGLQAAQEWMWKNKPTGA; this is translated from the exons ATGAACCACCAGAGCCACCACACTCGCCGCAGCCCTCCTAACTATCGCGGCGGAGGAGGTCGGGGTAGTGGTGGTCCACACCGTGGCTTCGACACCCCGCCTCGTGACTCTCCCGGTGGGTTCCGGTCATTTGGGGGCGGCGGCGGAGGGTTTGGCCCGAACTACCAGGACCCGCCTCCGCTATCGGGTCAGAAACGAGGTTTTACTCGTGGAGGTTCTCCAG ATCGTTTCGATAGAGGCAGCTTTGCCAAACTATTTATTGGATCAGTTCCTAGGACAGCCACCGAGGAAGAT ATTCGTCCTGTGTTTGAAGAACATGGAGAAGTGTTAGAGGTTGCTCTGATCAAAGATAAGAAAACAGGACAGCAGCAAG GTTGTTGTTTTATAAAATATGCAACCTCAGAAGAAGCTGGTAGGGCAATTAGAGCTCTGCATAATCAACACACTCTTCCTGgg GGAATGGGTCCTATCCAAGTCAGATATGCCGATGGTGAACGAGAACGCCTTG GTGCGGTTGAGTACAAATTATTTGTGGGATCACTGAACAAACAAGCTACGGAAAAGGAAGTTGAGGAA ATTTTTTCACCATTTGGTCAGGTTGAAGATGTTTACCTCATGCGTGATGAATTGAAGCAGAGTCGTG GATGTGGATTTGTAAAGTACTCCCAGAGAGATATGGCATTGGCAGCTATAAATGGTCTTAATGGGATATATACAATGAGA GGTTGTGATCAACCACTAACCGTCCGGTTTGCTGATCCTAAAAGGCCTAGGCTTGGAGATTCAAg GGGTCCTGCATTTGGGGGTCCAGGTTTTGGTCCTCGATTTCAAGCCCCAGGGCCCAG ACCATTGCCTAACATTGGTGATCCTATGCGCGACCAAATTCCAACTAATACTTGGCATCCAATGAGTCCACCAAACTTAGGATCATCCACCAATCCTGGTAGTCGTGGCTTTGGGGACAATTTGCTTCCTCAGTCTGGAGACATGCCGTTTCCCTTGAATTCA ggTGGCCATGGCGGCTCTGCAGAGGGTCCTCTTCCTGGAATGGCAGTTTCGTCTTCTTTAACATCACAAAAG AGTTTTAACCAGTCTATGCCACATGTTGGCCAGCAAATATCTCCATTACAGAAGCATATTCAGTCACCTCAGCATTTGCCACCACCCCTCCAACAGCACCCTCAAACTTCGGcatcatacacacacacacaaacagtACGGCAGCTTGGTCAGGCTCAACTTCCTCATTCTGCTGGTCAAACACCATTTAGTCAAGCATTACCGCCACAACAGTTTCTTGGCTTGGGTGGACAGATGTCTGTTCCTCAGCCTGAGGCTCAGAAGAATGCGCCTTCTGCTACAGCACTACCAGCCCCTTTGAATATCAGCTTACAACCTCGGCCCATGCCCACTGCATCAAATCAACAGCAGTCTGGTTCTGCTCCTGCTCAGCAACAACTGATTCGGCCTCTTCAGCAGTCACCCTCTCCGTTAGCTCAGATGCTGTCGCAGCAGACACAAACTCTGCAAGCAAGTTTTCAATCATCTCAGCAGGCGTTCTCCCAGCTCCAACAACAGCTGCAGCAAATGCAACCATCAAGTCAGGGGTTGGCAATGCATCAGAATCCCCAGGCTAACAAACAGCAACAG TCTCAGTGGACTGGGGTTGCATCACATACAGTTGCCAGCACTACTGCTTCCACACCGGCGGTGGATGTGCTTTCAACCACATCTGTTGCTCCAGCTATTCCCGGATCCCAGGCTATAGCTCCTGCAAAATGTGTTTGGACAGAGCACACCTCCCCAGATGGATACAAGTACTATTATAATAATGCAACTGGTGAAAGCAGG TGGGAGAAACCTGCCGAACTTATATTGTTTGAGCAACAGCAGCAACAAAAGGCACCAGTTCAGCAGCCTCATGTCCCATCGCTCCCTCCAAATCGGTCTGCACAGCAAATTTCTCAAACGCAACAGCTGCATCATCAATCTCAGCTTCAACCACAGCTTCGGACTAACTTGCAGTTACAACAGCCCTCGTTTTCTTCATCG TATCAGGCCTCTGGAATTATAGGTCaccaaaatgttcag GAAGGAAGTTATTCACAATTATCCACACCTAGCTCAGTCGGTGATCCTTCACGCTACCAACAG GGGCTTCAGGCTGCTCAGGAGTGGATGTGGAAGAATAAACCAACAG GCGCTTGA